The nucleotide sequence GTTTGAAAACTACAACGACTTCTACACTCACGTTATGGAATCCACGAAAAAAGGAATCTACATCCAGCGCTATAAAGGATTGGGAGAGATGAATCCGGAGCAGTTGTGGGAAACCACTCTGAACAAGGAAAACAGAACTCTTCTGAAAGTGACTATCGACGATGCTGTTGCCGCCGACGAAACCTTCTCTATCCTGATGGGTGAGATGGTTGAACCTCGTCGTCAGTTTATCCACGACAATGCATTGCTTGCACGCAGCCTGGACGTTTAATTTTTTAAGGGATTTGAAAGTTTATGGAAAATAATCAAGAAGAAAAAGGCGTCACGTTAGTTGATATCAGCAAGGAGATGCGCGGAGCTTATCTGCAGTACTCCATGTCCGTGATCGTGGGCCGTGCCCTGCCGGATGTTCGTGACGGTTTGAAACCGGTTCACCGCCGTGTCTTGTTTGCACAAAGTGAAATGAACAACCGCCACAACAGACCGTACCTGAAGTCTGCCCGTGTGGTCGGCGACGTGATCGGTAAATATCACCCGCACGGTGATGCTTCCGTTTACGATACCATGGTTCGTATGGCCCAGGATTTCTCCCTGCGCTACCCGCTTGAAGATGGTCAGGGGAACTTTGGTTCCATCGACGGTGACTCTCCGGCAGCCATGCGTTACACCGAGATCCGTTTGACCGCTTTGGCAGAAGAGCTGCTGAACGATCTGGAAAAAGAAACTGTTTCTTTCGGTCCGAACTACGATGACTCTTTGTTGATCCCGACGGTTCTTCCATCCAAGTTCCCGAACTTGCTGGTGAACGGTTCTGCGGGTATCGCGGTTGGTATGGCGACGAACATTCCTCCGCACAATCTGGGCGAGGTTATCGACGGATGTATCCATCTTATCGGAAATCCTGACTGTCAGATTGAAGACCTCATGCAACACATCAAGGGTCCGGATTTCCCGACTTGCGGTGTGATCGCCGGCCGTGAAGGCATCTTGCAGGCTTATAAAAAAGGCCGTGGCATCGTCACTATCAAGGCGGTTGCAGAAATCGTTCAGGTCAAAGACCGTGAAGAGATCATCATCACCGAGATCCCGTACCAGGTGAATAAAGCCAAGCTGATTGAAAGCATGGCGGACCTTGTTCGTGACAAACAAATCGAAGGTATCTCTGATATCCGTGATGAATCTTCCCGTGAAGGTATGCGTATCGTTGTTGTTCTGAAACGTGGTGAAAACGCCAGCGTGATCCTGAACAGACTTTACAAGTACACCCAGATGCAGACGAGCTTCGGTATCATCATGCTAGCGTTGGATGCGAAAAACCAACCGGTGACTTTCGATCTGAAAGGCATGCTGGAAGCGTTCGTTGATCACCGTCGTGACGTTGTCACGAAACGTTGTATCTTCGAATTGAAAAAAGCCCAGGAGCGCGCGCACATCCTGGAAGGTCTGAAAAAAGCCCTGGATCACATTGAAGAGGTGATTAAAACCATCCGTGCTTCCAAAGAGGCTAACGCCGCTCGTGAAGCGTTGATGTCGAAATTTGAATTCTCTGAAAGACAGGCTATTGCGATCCTGGAAATGCGTTTGCAACGCCTGACGGGCCTGGAGCGTGACAAGATTGTTGCGGAACTGGCTGAGTTGATGAAACAAATCGACTGGCTGAAATTCGTTCTTTCTGATGTTCGCGAAATCTACAAAATCATCGTGAGCGAACTGGAAGAAGTGAAAAAACGTTACGCCGATCCAAGACGCACTCAGATCACTGGTGACTTAAGCGATCTGGAAGACGAAGACCTGATTGCCGATGAACCGATGGTCGTGACTGTGACCAACACGGGCCTGATCAAACGTATCCCGGTTGAAGAATACCGCGTGCAAAAACGCGGTGGTAAAGGTCTGAAAGGCATGGAGACCAAGGACGAAGACTACGTAACGGACATCTTCTCTGCGAGCACTAAAACCATGCTGTTGGTCTTCACTGACAAGGGTAAAGTTTACTGGTGCAAGGTTCACCGTCTGCCGTTGGGCTCCAGAACTTCCAAAGGGAAGTCTTTGGCGAACGTGGTTCAGCTTTCAAATGGTGAAAGTGTTCGTGCGATTCTGCCGGTGAATGAATTCAGCGAAAACAAATACGCTGTGATGCTGACTGAAAAAGGTGTGATCAAGAAAACATCCCTGGATGCTTTCGCAAACCCAAGAACTGCAGGTATCATCGCACTGACCACTGATCTTGAAGACGGTGTTATCGATGTGAAGATCTCTGATGGTCAGTCAGACATCTTCATCGCGACCAAAGAAGGCATGTCCATCCGCTTCAACGAAGCTGATGTGCGCGAGATGGGCCGTACCGCCCGCGGCGTGAAAGCAATCACTTTGGCAAAAGACGATGTCGTGGTGGCAATGGAAGTTCTGGAGAAGAACACCAAAGACACCATTTTGATGGTGACCTCCAAAGGTTACGGTAAACGCTCAGAAACGGGCGAATACCGCATCCAGTCCCGTGGTGGTGTGGGTATCATCACTCAGAAAACGACAGACAAGGTCGGTCTGGTCATCGGCACCAAAAAAGTCGCAGACAACATGGAACTTATTCTTTCCACCGATAAAGGACAGGTTATCCGCATGAAAGTGACGGACATCTCTGTTCTGGGCCGTAACACTCAAGGTGTTCGCCTGATCAATATCGATGAAAAAGACGAAACCGTGACTGGTGTTGCGGTTGTGGCGGAAGACGATACGGCGGCGGAGGAAACTCCGGCACCGGAAGGCGCACCACACTAACATGATCAGAGCCTTGCTGGTCGTTCTAGTTTTGGCTCTGTCCGCCTGCTCTTCACAGGAAGAGGCGGATTTTAAACAAGCTCAAAAATCCATATCCCAGGGTCATCATCGGATCGCCCTGGGGTACCTGGATCGGGTTATTAAAAGAAACAGCGACAGCAAATTCCCGCTGGAAGCTGCCCGTGAAGCCGCAAGAATCTCGTTCTTTGAGATCAAAGACTTCAATAAAGCCATCAACTATCATCATTACATTGTTCTGCATTCAACCGACGAGGCGGAACGCCTTGAATCCCAGAAACAGATTGCTTCGATTTATTTCAACAATCTGCAGAACTATCAAATGTCGATCATTGAATACAGCAAGCTGCAACAGATGCCTCACACGGATCTGGAGGCGGCCCAGTACAAGATGAACGTGGCGCGAGCGCAGTACTATCAGAACAATTTCTTCCAGGCTGAATCTGAGATTGATTCTTTGCTGAAACTAAAAAGCGATGACAACATCCGTTTCAGTGGTTTGATGCTTAAGGGTAATATCCTGGTTGCGAAGAAGGACTTCAAGAATGCCGCCGCGATCTTTAAGGAACTGATTGATAAGTATCCGGACAAAGCGGTTCAGGAAAATGTCGCCCTGACCCTGGCGGTTTGTTACGAAGAAAATTTGGACTTCAAAAACGCCATTGCCGTGCTTGAAGAGCACCGGGGCAAGTACAACCCTCCTGAGTATATCGAACTGCGAATCAAGCGCCTGCAGGAGCGTATGAAGAACGCTCCGGGAGCGAAAGGGTTCAGGAAGTAATGAAAAAGTATATAATCTTTGCATCCATCGGCTTTGAACTTGTCGGTTTGATCCTGGGATGTTTTTACCTTGGCCAATATCTTGATCAAAAGTATCAAACCAAGGGTCTTATCTTTGCCGGATTAAGTCTTGCGTGTTTGGTGGGCTGGCTGATCAGGGTTGTCTGGTTGCTGAATCGAATTCAGAAACAAGATGAGAAAGAATCAGAATCCAAGAAACCACCCGGGACGCCATGAAATATGTACTCGCCATTCAAGCCCTAACCACCCTTCTTGGGGGCGTCCTTCTGTGGCTTTTTGCCGCACCACAACAGAGCTATTCCTTCATTTCAGGCGCTTTGGTCATTTTGGTGAGCTTTTTCCTGATGGGATGGGCCTGGGGATTGATCTTCAGTAAGAAATTGGTTGCCCTAGCTATCGGGATCATTGTATTTAAGTACGCGATTTTAGGGATTATTATCTTTAAGCTTGTAGATCAAACTTGGTTCGACACTTTGTGGTTCGCACTGGGAGTCGCAAGTTTTATTCTTTCAGCGCTTGGATATGCGGTGAAAGAAGCCTTAAGAGAAGGAAAAGAAGATGTCATTTAACTGGACACAATTGGTTCCGGGTGTTGGTCACGAGTACGCACACGTTGCGACTCTGGGTATTGCCACTGTAGCAGCAGTAGGTATCGGTGCAGCTGCACGTGCTTCCCTTGGTAAAGGTGAAACCGCTGTATTGCCAGCAAGCAAGTTCTCTTTGCGCGGTATCTTCGAGCTTCTGACTGAGATGACTTCTGGTCTGGCTGACATGGTTATCGG is from Bdellovibrio bacteriovorus str. Tiberius and encodes:
- the gyrA gene encoding DNA gyrase subunit A; this encodes MENNQEEKGVTLVDISKEMRGAYLQYSMSVIVGRALPDVRDGLKPVHRRVLFAQSEMNNRHNRPYLKSARVVGDVIGKYHPHGDASVYDTMVRMAQDFSLRYPLEDGQGNFGSIDGDSPAAMRYTEIRLTALAEELLNDLEKETVSFGPNYDDSLLIPTVLPSKFPNLLVNGSAGIAVGMATNIPPHNLGEVIDGCIHLIGNPDCQIEDLMQHIKGPDFPTCGVIAGREGILQAYKKGRGIVTIKAVAEIVQVKDREEIIITEIPYQVNKAKLIESMADLVRDKQIEGISDIRDESSREGMRIVVVLKRGENASVILNRLYKYTQMQTSFGIIMLALDAKNQPVTFDLKGMLEAFVDHRRDVVTKRCIFELKKAQERAHILEGLKKALDHIEEVIKTIRASKEANAAREALMSKFEFSERQAIAILEMRLQRLTGLERDKIVAELAELMKQIDWLKFVLSDVREIYKIIVSELEEVKKRYADPRRTQITGDLSDLEDEDLIADEPMVVTVTNTGLIKRIPVEEYRVQKRGGKGLKGMETKDEDYVTDIFSASTKTMLLVFTDKGKVYWCKVHRLPLGSRTSKGKSLANVVQLSNGESVRAILPVNEFSENKYAVMLTEKGVIKKTSLDAFANPRTAGIIALTTDLEDGVIDVKISDGQSDIFIATKEGMSIRFNEADVREMGRTARGVKAITLAKDDVVVAMEVLEKNTKDTILMVTSKGYGKRSETGEYRIQSRGGVGIITQKTTDKVGLVIGTKKVADNMELILSTDKGQVIRMKVTDISVLGRNTQGVRLINIDEKDETVTGVAVVAEDDTAAEETPAPEGAPH
- a CDS encoding tetratricopeptide repeat protein gives rise to the protein MIRALLVVLVLALSACSSQEEADFKQAQKSISQGHHRIALGYLDRVIKRNSDSKFPLEAAREAARISFFEIKDFNKAINYHHYIVLHSTDEAERLESQKQIASIYFNNLQNYQMSIIEYSKLQQMPHTDLEAAQYKMNVARAQYYQNNFFQAESEIDSLLKLKSDDNIRFSGLMLKGNILVAKKDFKNAAAIFKELIDKYPDKAVQENVALTLAVCYEENLDFKNAIAVLEEHRGKYNPPEYIELRIKRLQERMKNAPGAKGFRK
- a CDS encoding AtpZ/AtpI family protein, whose protein sequence is MKKYIIFASIGFELVGLILGCFYLGQYLDQKYQTKGLIFAGLSLACLVGWLIRVVWLLNRIQKQDEKESESKKPPGTP